One region of Chryseobacterium muglaense genomic DNA includes:
- a CDS encoding M16 family metallopeptidase produces the protein MKRILSSVAAIVLMSSMAFAQNIPMDPSVRTGTLPNGMKYYIKKNTLPEKKVDFRLAINAGSILEDENQRGLAHFMEHMNFNGTKNFPDNKLVDFLQSIGVKFGQHLNAYTSFDETVYMLPVPLDKPGNLDSGLKVMEDWAFNATLTDAQINKERGVVLEELRLGLGADKRMSDKYLPKLLYKSQYANRLPIGTKEVLQNFKPDVIRQFHKDWYRPDLMALVVVGDINVDEVEKKIKDNFSKYKNPSKPRERKTFDLPNHKETLVAIETDPDATNSMVQFIMKDADSYTPDVTVEQYNQSLIENLSTQMLNNRLRELVNSNNPPFTFGSVYHGGTYARTKEAFQGFAMVKEGNQINALKVLLEETERAKRFGFTQSELDRAKSQIMSNMESSYNNRDKTESDMLVDEYVRNFLEQEPMPGIAWEYEDVKKFLPSVTLAQTNDVIKKMVKDDSRVIVITGPKKDNVTMPTEALVLKTFDDVKMADLKPYEEKATIKNLVKPFKSDGKIAKTETDAKLGTTTWTLGNGAKVTFKKTDFKDDEIVFSARSLGGNSLLNDADYNKTQFAYQALTEAGVNGASKAELTNYLAGKQVSTNPYISGNSEGIMGRTNQKDLGTAMELVYAYFTGLNYSPEAFNAYKVKQSAMLDNILSNPQTYFASEHAKFTNQKNPRFIGILPLEKDWAATDYKKAYDVYKEKFANAGNFHFYFVGNIDEAKFKNEVLQYIASLPTTGKATNFKDTGYRPMTGDYTKVYKKGKDPKSMVQIVYSGETPYNEKEALALSALGEVATIKVIEKLREDESGIYGGGARGYMGKVPYSSYSFSLSFPCGPENADKLTKSAIAEVQKLIDKGPEQKDLDKYKEGEMNDYKTDMKDNNYWMNAIAKTQLDGSDKYDILNYQEKVKALTVKDLQDVAKKYLTKNRIVATLMPEDGWENAPKKETSGAVKATVVK, from the coding sequence ATGAAAAGAATTTTATCGTCAGTAGCGGCAATCGTTTTAATGTCGTCTATGGCTTTTGCTCAGAATATCCCTATGGATCCTTCTGTAAGAACCGGAACCCTTCCCAACGGAATGAAGTATTACATCAAAAAAAATACTTTGCCCGAGAAAAAGGTAGATTTCAGATTGGCTATCAACGCCGGATCTATACTTGAAGACGAAAACCAAAGAGGTCTTGCTCACTTTATGGAGCATATGAACTTCAACGGAACCAAAAATTTCCCAGACAACAAATTAGTAGACTTTCTACAGTCGATCGGGGTAAAGTTTGGTCAGCACCTTAATGCTTACACAAGTTTTGACGAAACCGTATATATGCTTCCCGTGCCTTTAGATAAACCAGGCAATCTGGATTCAGGATTGAAAGTAATGGAAGACTGGGCCTTCAATGCGACATTGACCGATGCTCAAATCAATAAAGAAAGAGGGGTTGTTTTAGAAGAATTAAGATTAGGTTTGGGAGCAGACAAAAGAATGTCTGATAAATATCTGCCTAAATTATTATACAAATCTCAGTACGCCAACAGACTACCAATCGGTACCAAAGAGGTTCTTCAAAACTTTAAACCCGATGTTATCAGACAGTTTCACAAAGACTGGTACAGACCAGATTTGATGGCATTAGTGGTAGTAGGAGACATTAATGTAGATGAGGTAGAAAAGAAAATTAAAGACAATTTCAGTAAATATAAAAATCCTTCTAAGCCAAGAGAAAGAAAAACTTTTGATCTTCCGAATCATAAAGAAACTTTAGTGGCGATAGAAACTGATCCGGATGCTACCAATTCTATGGTTCAGTTCATCATGAAAGATGCAGATTCTTATACGCCGGATGTTACTGTAGAACAATACAACCAAAGCTTAATCGAAAATCTTTCAACCCAAATGTTGAACAACAGATTGAGAGAACTGGTAAATTCTAATAATCCACCGTTTACTTTCGGGTCTGTTTATCATGGCGGAACCTATGCAAGAACTAAGGAAGCCTTCCAAGGATTTGCTATGGTAAAAGAAGGGAATCAAATTAATGCTTTGAAAGTACTTTTAGAAGAAACTGAAAGAGCAAAAAGATTTGGTTTTACACAAAGTGAACTAGACAGAGCAAAATCTCAGATCATGTCTAATATGGAAAGTTCTTACAACAACCGCGACAAAACAGAAAGCGATATGTTGGTAGACGAATATGTAAGAAACTTCCTGGAGCAAGAGCCAATGCCGGGAATTGCCTGGGAATATGAAGATGTAAAAAAATTCTTACCATCGGTAACATTAGCACAAACTAATGATGTTATTAAAAAAATGGTGAAAGACGATAGCCGAGTAATCGTGATTACAGGTCCTAAAAAAGACAATGTAACGATGCCTACAGAAGCTTTGGTTTTAAAGACCTTTGACGATGTAAAAATGGCTGACCTTAAGCCTTACGAAGAAAAAGCAACCATCAAAAACTTAGTAAAACCATTTAAATCAGATGGTAAAATTGCTAAAACGGAAACCGATGCAAAATTAGGAACCACAACTTGGACTTTAGGAAACGGTGCAAAAGTTACTTTCAAAAAGACTGACTTTAAAGATGATGAAATTGTTTTCTCAGCAAGAAGTTTAGGTGGAAACTCATTATTGAATGATGCAGATTACAACAAAACACAGTTTGCTTACCAAGCTTTAACTGAAGCGGGTGTAAATGGTGCCTCTAAAGCTGAGCTTACCAATTATCTGGCAGGAAAACAGGTAAGCACAAATCCTTACATCAGCGGTAATTCGGAAGGAATAATGGGTAGAACCAACCAAAAAGATTTAGGTACTGCAATGGAGTTGGTGTATGCTTATTTTACAGGTTTAAATTACAGCCCGGAAGCATTCAATGCTTATAAAGTAAAACAGTCTGCCATGTTGGATAATATCTTGTCTAATCCTCAGACGTATTTCGCAAGTGAGCATGCTAAGTTTACGAATCAGAAAAACCCAAGATTTATCGGAATTCTTCCATTAGAAAAAGACTGGGCGGCGACAGATTACAAAAAAGCGTATGATGTTTACAAAGAGAAATTTGCCAATGCAGGAAACTTCCACTTCTATTTTGTAGGAAATATTGATGAAGCTAAATTTAAAAATGAAGTTTTGCAATACATCGCAAGCTTACCAACAACAGGAAAAGCGACAAACTTTAAAGACACCGGTTACAGACCGATGACCGGAGATTATACGAAAGTTTATAAGAAAGGTAAAGATCCGAAGAGTATGGTGCAAATCGTTTATTCGGGTGAAACTCCTTACAACGAGAAAGAGGCTTTAGCACTTTCTGCGTTAGGTGAAGTGGCAACCATTAAAGTTATTGAAAAACTGAGAGAAGACGAAAGTGGAATCTACGGTGGTGGAGCAAGAGGATACATGGGGAAAGTTCCTTACAGCAGCTATAGCTTCAGTTTAAGCTTCCCTTGCGGACCTGAAAATGCAGATAAACTGACAAAAAGTGCCATTGCAGAAGTACAAAAACTGATTGATAAAGGTCCTGAGCAAAAAGATCTTGATAAGTACAAAGAAGGCGAGATGAATGATTATAAAACCGATATGAAGGATAATAATTATTGGATGAATGCTATTGCTAAAACTCAATTAGACGGAAGCGATAAGTACGATATCTTAAATTATCAGGAAAAAGTAAAAGCATTGACTGTAAAAGATCTGCAGGATGTTGCTAAAAAATATCTTACAAAGAACAGAATTGTAGCTACGTTAATGCCTGAAGACGGTTGGGAAAATGCCCCTAAAAAGGAAACTTCCGGAGCAGTAAAAGCTACCGTAGTAAAATAA
- a CDS encoding DUF3109 family protein, whose product MIQIDDKLISEDIFSEEFVCNLTKCKGACCVEGDVGAPLDKDELVILDNIYDKIRPYLTEAGIKALDEQGTWTTDPSDGMYVTPMIEDAECAYVTFDERGITKCGIEKAYEDGAVDWQKPISCHLYPIRVTEYSTFSALNYHEWNVCSDACTLGKELQVPVYKFLKTPLTRKYGEDFYTTLSDVAEEWKKEYGK is encoded by the coding sequence ATGATTCAAATAGACGATAAATTAATTTCTGAAGATATTTTCTCTGAAGAATTTGTTTGTAACCTTACCAAATGTAAAGGTGCATGTTGTGTAGAAGGTGATGTAGGAGCTCCTTTGGATAAAGACGAGCTTGTAATTTTAGATAATATTTATGATAAAATAAGACCCTACCTTACTGAAGCAGGAATTAAAGCATTAGACGAGCAAGGAACATGGACAACAGATCCTTCAGACGGAATGTACGTAACTCCGATGATTGAAGATGCAGAATGTGCCTATGTAACTTTTGACGAAAGAGGCATTACAAAATGTGGTATCGAAAAAGCGTATGAAGATGGCGCTGTAGATTGGCAGAAACCAATTTCTTGTCACCTTTACCCGATTAGAGTTACAGAATATTCTACTTTTTCAGCTTTAAACTACCATGAATGGAATGTTTGCAGCGACGCTTGTACTTTAGGAAAAGAATTGCAGGTTCCGGTGTATAAGTTCCTTAAAACTCCGCTTACCAGAAAATATGGTGAAGATTTTTACACCACACTGAGCGATGTCGCTGAAGAGTGGAAGAAAGAATATGGGAAATAA
- a CDS encoding DUF6427 family protein has protein sequence MFRLLSKESNIFSIPVYIGFLLLIVILFNILNFNTYEGIIAGITFVGIALGYFCFNAIDLNYHTHLPLFLYTFFIFGLYDSSIDIGISVAILTNSFLLLLLTSTNEDVRKKSYVLVGAIVALNFIFLPTTWPMMIFVLIHLIVTSERVGLNIFRFLLGIIMIALSYFSVMFFFQFNAWNTDYIPFGKMKMMTDYKDLLSLLPIALMLIYAIYDHFTHYNKKSPVSRYKYTFLLVFSLAQLISIILYMDTSYEYLLLLAFPSTIILSRMFKFLPKYWMQETCVWLTIVSLIAFKAGTHFNLF, from the coding sequence ATGTTTAGATTACTTTCAAAAGAAAGCAATATTTTTTCAATTCCTGTGTACATTGGTTTTCTGCTTTTAATAGTAATCCTATTTAACATACTGAATTTCAATACTTATGAAGGGATTATTGCAGGAATTACTTTTGTAGGAATTGCATTGGGATATTTCTGTTTCAACGCAATAGATCTCAATTATCATACTCATTTGCCATTATTCCTCTACACATTTTTTATTTTCGGACTTTACGATAGCAGTATAGACATCGGAATTTCAGTTGCCATTCTTACCAATTCTTTTCTTTTACTTCTTTTAACGAGTACCAATGAAGATGTCAGAAAGAAATCATATGTCTTGGTAGGTGCTATTGTTGCGCTGAATTTTATATTCTTGCCAACAACCTGGCCAATGATGATTTTTGTGTTAATTCATTTAATTGTTACTTCTGAAAGAGTAGGTTTAAATATTTTCAGATTTTTATTGGGGATTATAATGATTGCTCTAAGTTATTTCTCGGTGATGTTTTTCTTTCAATTCAATGCTTGGAATACCGACTACATTCCTTTTGGAAAGATGAAAATGATGACCGATTACAAAGACTTACTTTCATTGCTACCCATTGCTTTAATGCTGATCTATGCAATCTATGACCATTTTACTCATTATAATAAAAAAAGCCCTGTAAGCCGATATAAATACACTTTCTTGCTGGTTTTTTCTTTAGCACAGCTTATTAGCATCATCCTTTATATGGATACAAGCTATGAATATCTGTTGCTTCTGGCTTTCCCCTCAACGATTATCTTAAGCAGAATGTTTAAGTTTTTACCTAAATACTGGATGCAGGAAACCTGTGTTTGGCTAACCATTGTAAGTTTAATTGCTTTTAAAGCAGGAACTCACTTTAATTTATTTTAA
- a CDS encoding DUF6341 family protein, with product MTSFFLFLSDAFKWAFGFYDIFGNVLNWILFAVCCVLFTYWCYVLVVTLGGDKDKEYYSPTEGKNPYYDPAIYKKEG from the coding sequence ATGACGTCTTTCTTTCTATTCTTAAGTGATGCATTCAAATGGGCATTTGGTTTCTACGATATTTTCGGAAACGTATTAAATTGGATTTTATTCGCAGTTTGTTGTGTATTATTTACTTATTGGTGCTACGTTTTAGTGGTAACTCTTGGTGGAGACAAAGACAAAGAATATTATTCTCCTACAGAAGGTAAGAATCCTTACTACGATCCTGCGATCTATAAAAAAGAAGGTTAA
- a CDS encoding universal stress protein: protein MINIILPVDFGEKTNQLIDGAVKFAKEVNGKICLIHVAPTDIGFAIGDMGYQYFPEIEENEIREELVLLNKINQKILAQGVECEHILKQGIAKDIILEYANLKKADYIVMGSHGRSGIYDVFVGSLTKGLTKSSKIPVLVLPIHE, encoded by the coding sequence ATGATAAACATTATTTTACCTGTAGATTTTGGGGAGAAAACAAATCAGCTTATTGATGGCGCCGTAAAATTTGCCAAAGAAGTAAACGGCAAGATTTGCCTTATCCATGTTGCACCTACCGATATTGGTTTTGCAATTGGAGATATGGGATATCAGTATTTTCCGGAAATAGAAGAAAATGAAATAAGAGAAGAGCTGGTTCTCTTAAATAAAATCAACCAAAAAATTCTCGCTCAGGGTGTAGAATGTGAGCATATCCTGAAACAGGGCATCGCAAAAGATATTATCTTGGAATATGCCAATCTTAAAAAAGCAGATTATATCGTAATGGGCTCTCATGGAAGAAGTGGCATTTACGATGTTTTTGTAGGAAGCTTAACGAAAGGCCTAACGAAAAGTTCTAAAATTCCGGTATTGGTACTTCCAATTCATGAATAA
- a CDS encoding fumarylacetoacetate hydrolase family protein — protein MKIICIGRNYSEHAKELGNAIPDQPVIFMKPDTAVLKGNDFYIPEFSNDVHYELEVVVKISKGGKYIQKETANKHYEEIGLGIDFTARDLQSDLKSKGLPWELAKGFDGSAVVSNFFKKENYNLESLNFSLLKNKEKVQQGNSKDMIFGIDDIIAFVSQYFTLRVGDLIFTGTPEGVGKVSENDVLEAYLEDEKILDIRIM, from the coding sequence ATGAAAATAATCTGCATAGGAAGAAATTACAGCGAACACGCAAAAGAATTGGGAAATGCAATTCCTGATCAACCTGTGATCTTTATGAAACCCGACACAGCGGTTTTAAAAGGTAATGATTTTTACATTCCTGAATTCTCCAATGATGTACATTACGAACTGGAAGTAGTGGTAAAAATCTCAAAAGGCGGAAAATACATCCAAAAAGAAACCGCTAACAAACATTATGAAGAAATCGGTTTGGGAATCGATTTCACCGCAAGAGACCTTCAAAGCGACCTAAAGTCTAAAGGTCTTCCATGGGAACTGGCGAAAGGTTTTGACGGTTCAGCAGTTGTAAGCAATTTCTTTAAAAAAGAAAACTACAACCTTGAATCATTAAACTTTTCACTGTTAAAAAACAAAGAAAAAGTACAGCAAGGCAACTCAAAAGATATGATTTTCGGTATTGATGATATTATTGCTTTCGTTTCGCAGTATTTTACATTGAGAGTTGGTGATCTGATTTTCACAGGAACTCCGGAAGGTGTAGGAAAAGTATCTGAAAATGACGTTTTGGAAGCTTATCTCGAAGACGAAAAAATCTTAGATATAAGAATTATGTAA
- a CDS encoding putative signal transducing protein: MNDLVKFKFYETALEANRDKQILAENEINSFIANEQLIQSDWLLSQAVGGIQLQVFENDFENAEKILADYKENEKFALEVEHTIEDPKFDFVCPKCGSNHIYKDDSSTSFFGISLLSSDKYVCYYCENVFTH, encoded by the coding sequence ATGAACGATTTAGTTAAGTTTAAATTTTACGAAACAGCACTTGAAGCTAATCGCGACAAGCAGATTCTTGCCGAAAACGAAATTAACAGTTTCATTGCAAACGAACAGCTGATTCAGTCGGATTGGTTGCTTTCGCAGGCTGTTGGTGGAATTCAGTTGCAGGTTTTTGAGAATGATTTTGAAAACGCAGAGAAGATATTAGCTGATTATAAAGAAAACGAAAAGTTTGCTCTTGAAGTAGAACATACGATTGAAGATCCAAAGTTTGATTTTGTATGTCCGAAATGTGGCTCAAACCATATCTACAAAGATGATAGCTCGACAAGTTTCTTTGGAATTTCTTTGCTCTCAAGCGACAAATACGTGTGCTACTATTGTGAAAATGTGTTTACGCATTGA
- a CDS encoding 3'-5' exonuclease: MNLKLYKPLCVFDLETTGTNVGKDRIVEICILKVNPDSSRESKTWRVNPEMPIPVASSEIHGIYDEDIKDAPTFKEIAPKIVEMITGTDLGGFNSNRFDVPLLAEELLRAEFDFDLSKFKLVDAQTIFHKKEPRNLGAAYQFYCGKTLENAHSAEADVLATFEVLDAQVGKYDDISNEIAELSEFSTQNRFADLAGMIHYNAKDQEIFAFGKYKGQVVKEVFQKDLGYFGWLQNADFPLYTKKVFTKIQLSSKF, from the coding sequence ATGAACTTAAAATTATACAAACCTCTTTGTGTTTTCGATCTTGAAACAACAGGAACCAACGTTGGAAAAGACAGAATTGTTGAAATCTGTATCTTAAAAGTAAATCCTGATTCCTCAAGAGAAAGCAAAACATGGAGAGTAAATCCTGAAATGCCAATTCCCGTTGCTTCGAGCGAAATTCACGGAATTTATGATGAGGATATTAAAGATGCACCAACTTTCAAAGAAATTGCTCCAAAAATTGTTGAAATGATCACAGGAACAGACTTGGGAGGTTTTAATTCTAATCGTTTCGATGTTCCATTATTGGCTGAAGAATTACTTCGTGCTGAATTTGATTTTGATTTGAGTAAATTCAAATTAGTCGATGCACAAACTATTTTCCACAAAAAAGAACCTAGAAATCTGGGTGCTGCTTATCAATTTTACTGTGGAAAAACTTTAGAAAATGCCCACTCTGCAGAAGCTGATGTTTTGGCAACATTTGAAGTTTTGGATGCGCAAGTTGGAAAATATGATGATATTTCTAACGAAATTGCTGAATTGAGTGAGTTTTCTACTCAGAACAGGTTTGCAGATTTAGCCGGAATGATTCATTACAATGCAAAAGACCAGGAAATTTTTGCTTTCGGAAAATATAAAGGTCAGGTTGTAAAAGAAGTTTTCCAAAAAGATTTGGGATATTTCGGATGGCTACAAAATGCAGATTTCCCTTTGTACACGAAAAAAGTTTTTACTAAAATTCAACTTTCAAGTAAATTTTAA
- a CDS encoding CDP-alcohol phosphatidyltransferase family protein, translating to MNFIKNNLANAITLGNLFSGCVGAVHLILGDYQTTAICIILSLVLDFFDGFVARALKANSNLGTQLDSLADMVSFGFIPGLAMFKMLEPFGNEVLGMQLPFEIKYFGFLITLFSCLRLAIFNLDEEQKYYFKGLNTPSNTILVFGLFYAFKETQSFSYLLENALYLIIFTIISSWILISPIKMIAMKFKSMKLQDNYPKLALLIGSILILIIFKTVGIPLVILYYILISLIFQKQLN from the coding sequence ATGAATTTCATTAAGAACAATCTGGCAAACGCCATTACGCTTGGCAACCTTTTTTCGGGTTGTGTAGGTGCTGTACATTTGATTTTAGGTGATTACCAAACAACTGCAATCTGTATTATTTTGTCTTTGGTTTTAGATTTTTTTGATGGTTTTGTGGCGAGAGCCTTAAAAGCCAATTCCAATTTGGGAACCCAGCTAGATTCTTTGGCAGACATGGTAAGCTTCGGGTTTATTCCGGGATTGGCGATGTTTAAAATGCTGGAGCCGTTCGGAAATGAAGTTTTAGGAATGCAGCTTCCTTTTGAAATTAAATATTTTGGTTTTTTAATCACACTTTTTTCTTGTTTGAGATTGGCAATTTTTAATCTTGACGAAGAGCAGAAATACTATTTTAAAGGTTTAAATACTCCTTCAAATACTATTTTGGTTTTTGGATTATTTTATGCCTTTAAAGAAACTCAAAGCTTTAGTTACCTTTTGGAAAATGCATTGTATCTAATTATTTTCACCATAATTTCTTCTTGGATTCTTATCAGTCCTATTAAAATGATTGCCATGAAATTCAAATCGATGAAGCTGCAGGATAATTATCCGAAACTGGCTTTATTAATTGGTTCGATTCTAATTTTAATTATCTTTAAAACTGTCGGAATTCCGTTAGTCATTCTTTATTATATCTTAATTTCACTTATATTTCAAAAACAGCTGAATTAA
- a CDS encoding LTA synthase family protein gives MKFFKEFRKEEILVLCYRLFLAFVFYQIARLLFWFFNKDLIKVDSVSDYLSLAYHGIAFDTTAILYVNALFILLSLIPIVINTKSGYQKFMIWLYFITNGIAYAMNFGDFIYYKFSQARLTSAAFQVAKHETNIFKVFTASVIEHPFIIIWFVFLMAAWVFLYKRFKINYKKPVKLIPYFIWSVVTLCISAVLIVGGIRGDFKHSTRPINLVDANKFVKTPLQGNIVLNSTFSFFRTMGTNNFKEVHFVDEKFIDENINPYKTYDRQVQDKPNIVIFIVESFGREYSGAFNKDKNIKDYVSYTPFIDSLANESLIFPNTFANGRQSIHGMSSILAGIPSLMDAFTSSPYSNQKIQSIVSVCNDLGYDTSFYHGAPNGSMGFLGFGNILGFKHYFGKDEYNHNEDFDGMWAIWDEPFLQYFAKNVGKSTPFMATVFTASSHHPFKIPAKYNGKFKKGKIEMHEPMQYTDYAIKEYFETAKKQPWFKNTIFVFTGDHTNQVYYSEYEKAMNRFAVPLIFYSPNPEYQLKGVNDELAQQIDIYPTLADLIGYNKKIRSWGRSLVSEKKYQPLIVNSDGTSEQFIYGNYIYRFDGKNIIGIYDKNDLGFENNLNDKIKSPETEKGKQMAKAWYQDYMSRVINRKLN, from the coding sequence ATGAAATTTTTCAAAGAATTCAGAAAAGAAGAAATCCTTGTTTTGTGTTACAGACTTTTCTTGGCTTTTGTTTTTTATCAGATTGCGAGACTTTTGTTTTGGTTTTTCAATAAAGATTTAATAAAAGTAGACAGCGTTTCAGATTATCTGAGTTTGGCTTATCACGGGATTGCTTTTGATACAACTGCGATATTGTATGTGAATGCTTTGTTTATTTTGTTAAGTTTAATTCCGATCGTGATCAATACAAAAAGCGGATATCAGAAATTTATGATCTGGCTGTATTTTATCACTAATGGAATTGCGTATGCGATGAATTTTGGCGATTTTATTTATTATAAATTTTCTCAGGCAAGATTGACTTCTGCAGCTTTTCAGGTGGCAAAACATGAAACGAATATTTTTAAAGTATTTACTGCGTCCGTTATAGAGCATCCTTTTATCATTATTTGGTTTGTATTTTTAATGGCTGCATGGGTTTTTCTGTATAAAAGATTTAAAATTAATTACAAAAAACCGGTAAAACTTATTCCTTATTTTATTTGGTCTGTGGTAACTTTGTGTATTTCTGCGGTATTAATTGTTGGCGGAATAAGGGGTGATTTCAAACACAGCACAAGACCAATTAACTTGGTAGATGCGAATAAATTTGTGAAAACTCCGCTCCAGGGTAATATTGTTTTGAACTCTACTTTTTCATTTTTCAGAACCATGGGAACCAATAATTTTAAAGAAGTTCATTTTGTTGATGAAAAATTTATTGATGAAAATATCAATCCCTACAAAACTTACGATAGACAGGTTCAGGATAAACCCAATATTGTAATTTTTATTGTGGAATCTTTCGGGAGAGAATATTCGGGAGCTTTTAATAAAGATAAAAATATCAAAGATTACGTTTCTTACACCCCTTTTATAGACAGTTTGGCGAATGAAAGTCTTATTTTTCCTAATACTTTTGCCAACGGAAGACAGTCTATTCACGGGATGAGCAGTATTTTGGCCGGAATTCCGAGTTTGATGGATGCTTTTACGAGTTCGCCATATTCTAATCAGAAAATTCAGTCGATTGTTTCGGTTTGTAATGATTTAGGGTATGATACTTCGTTTTATCACGGTGCTCCGAATGGGTCGATGGGATTTTTAGGTTTTGGAAATATTCTTGGGTTTAAACATTATTTTGGAAAAGACGAATACAATCACAATGAAGATTTTGATGGAATGTGGGCAATCTGGGATGAACCTTTTTTACAGTATTTTGCTAAAAATGTTGGGAAGTCGACCCCTTTTATGGCAACCGTTTTTACAGCATCATCACATCATCCGTTTAAAATTCCTGCAAAATATAACGGGAAATTCAAGAAGGGAAAAATTGAAATGCACGAACCAATGCAATACACCGATTATGCAATCAAAGAATATTTTGAAACGGCTAAAAAGCAACCATGGTTTAAAAACACCATTTTTGTGTTTACAGGAGATCATACCAATCAGGTTTATTATTCTGAATACGAGAAAGCGATGAATCGTTTTGCTGTGCCGTTAATTTTCTATTCTCCAAATCCTGAATATCAATTAAAAGGAGTGAATGATGAATTGGCTCAGCAAATTGATATTTATCCTACTTTGGCAGATTTGATTGGATATAATAAAAAAATAAGAAGCTGGGGTAGAAGTCTGGTGAGTGAAAAAAAATACCAACCTTTAATTGTCAACTCAGACGGAACTTCGGAGCAGTTTATTTACGGAAACTATATTTACAGATTTGATGGTAAAAACATTATCGGAATTTATGATAAAAACGATTTAGGTTTTGAAAATAATCTGAATGATAAAATAAAATCTCCCGAAACCGAAAAAGGAAAACAAATGGCAAAAGCTTGGTATCAGGATTATATGAGCCGTGTAATTAATAGAAAACTAAATTAA
- a CDS encoding DUF2147 domain-containing protein codes for MKKLLATFVLSLFSVMSFAQIEGKWKTIDDETKQAKSIVEIYKKSDGKYYGKVSQLLIKPTDPNCTSCKDDRKGKPILGLEIIRGLAKDGDEFTGGTITDPKTGKTYKCTITKSGDKLNVRGYMGISVLGRTQVWQKVN; via the coding sequence ATGAAAAAATTATTAGCAACATTTGTACTTTCATTATTCAGTGTGATGTCATTTGCACAAATCGAAGGAAAATGGAAAACCATAGACGATGAAACTAAACAAGCAAAATCTATCGTTGAAATTTACAAAAAATCTGACGGTAAGTATTACGGTAAAGTATCTCAGTTATTGATTAAACCGACAGATCCTAACTGTACAAGCTGTAAAGATGACAGAAAAGGGAAGCCAATTTTAGGATTGGAGATCATCAGAGGATTAGCAAAAGATGGCGATGAGTTTACAGGAGGTACCATTACAGATCCTAAAACAGGCAAAACTTACAAATGCACCATCACAAAAAGCGGAGATAAGCTAAATGTAAGAGGTTATATGGGGATTTCTGTTTTGGGAAGAACTCAGGTTTGGCAGAAAGTAAACTAA